A single window of Aphidius gifuensis isolate YNYX2018 linkage group LG1, ASM1490517v1, whole genome shotgun sequence DNA harbors:
- the LOC122847682 gene encoding 60S ribosomal protein L35-like: protein MGKVKCSELRTKDKKELQKQLGDLKTELTNLRVAKVTGGAQSKLSKICVVRKAIARVNIVMHQKQKENIRLLYKNKKYKPLDIRPKKTRAIRRKLTPFQAGLKTLKTVRKMSAWPQRKFALKA, encoded by the exons ATG GGTAAAGTTAAGTGCTCAGAACTCCGCACCAAGGACAAAAAAGAGTTGCAAAAACAACTTGGTGATTTAAAAACTGAATTGACCAATTTAAGAGTTGCCAAAGTAACCGGTGGTGCtcaatcaaaattatcaaaaat atGTGTTGTACGTAAAGCAATTGCCCGTGTAAATATTGTTATgcatcaaaaacaaaaagaaaatattcgtcttctttataaaaataaaaaatacaagccTCTTGATATTAGACCAAAAAAGACAAGAGCAATCCGCAGAAAATTGACTCCATTCCAAGCTGGTCTTAAAACACTTAAGACTGTCAGGAAAATGTCAGCCTGGCCACAAAGAAAATTTGCACTCAAGGCCTAG
- the LOC122847681 gene encoding uncharacterized protein LOC122847681 isoform X2, translated as MRPKKICVEKDQQISDDVDKNRKKVVINSLDYELLAKIIMLLPVPERIEMEKVCTKWKEACQLAWYDIKKYKCEPSIGRSYDNGLLTQSYLKEILLRCGVYLKELSLSNVCNSKIMPFIGDHCKNLTTLECKFYDNSFIDRAYHFVQAFRQLDKLKCIKIRVDHNYSNETINLSQIINSLPEEINEIHLISEPRLNQKQNISMSVKKFKNLQKLTVHSFNLDNIILQEISDITTLVYLSLQPCDINHEFPLFNKLINLEYIDLTMVARKEANKLSTKILNTICCTCKNLKHLDMPPGPYDLVKIPLEKWINFQHLEYLGISCDIMPDLANTIVEYCKNLKHLKLHNPDDLMNETALKKLTELENLESLILLPCMSLIEESIITISNNFKKLKRLEFIDCKIVSSVSGRQLFYTPVFNELSKLQYLEHLNLSGTNNFKDSTIISIAYNCKNLKSLKIYGAGNNITETVLIALTSLENLQFDYSLA; from the exons atgaggccaaaaaaaatatgtgttgaGAAGGATCAACAAATTTCTGATGATGTTGacaagaatagaaaaaaagttgTCATCAATTCACTGGATTACGAGTTATtagcaaaaatcatcatgttgttgccagtaccagaaaggatagaaatggaaaaag tttgtaccaaatggaaagaggcatgtcaactagcttggtatgatattaaaaaatacaaatgtgaacCATCAATTGGACGTTCTTATGACAACGgtttgttgacacaatcatacctcaaggaaatattattaagatgtggtGTTTATCTAAAAGAATTGTCTCTCTCAAATGTTTGCAATTCAAAGATAATGCCATTTATTGGtgatcactgtaaaaatttaacaaccttggaatgtaaattttatgataattccTTTATTGATCGTGCTTATcactttgttcaagcatttagacagttggataaattaaaatgcatcaAAATAAGAGTGGATCACAACTACTCGAATGAGACAATTAATCTctctcaaataattaatagtcttccagaagaaattaatgaaattcatttaatttctgAACCTCGGttaaatcaaaaacaaaatatttctatg agtgttaaaaaatttaaaaatcttcaaaaattgacagTACATAGCTTCAATTTAGACAACATAATTCTTCAAGAAATATCAGACATAACAACACTTGTTTATCTCAGCCTTCAACCATGTGATATAAACCACGAGTTTCCTCTATTTAATAAACTCATTAATTTGGAATACATCGATTTAACGATGGTTGCAAGGAAGGAAGCGAATAAACTCTCTACAAAAATACTCAATACTATTTGTtgtacatgcaaaaatctaaaacatcttgatatgcCACCTGGTCCTTATGATCTAGTTAAAATTCCTCTTGAAAAATGGATAAACTTTCAACACTTGGAATATCTTGGTATTTCTTGTGACATAATGCCTGACTTGgcaaatacaattgttgaatattgcaagaatttaaaacatttaaaattacataatccTGATGACTTAATGAATGAAACTGCTTTAAAGAAGCTAACAGAGCTGGAAAATCTTGAAAGTTTAATATTGCTTCCTTGCATGAGCCTCATTGAAGAatcaataattacaatttcaaacaattttaaaaaacttaaacgtttagaaTTTATCGATTGCAAGATAGTATCATCTGTTAGTGGTCGGCAACTTTTTTATACACCTGTTTTtaatgagttatcaaaattgcaatatcttgaacatctaAATTTAAGTGGGacaaataatttcaaagatagtacaattatttctattgcttataattgtaaaaacctaaaaagtttaaaaatctATGGTGCCGGAAATAATATTACTGAAACAGTTCTCATTGCTTTAACAAGcttggaaaatttacaattcgATTACTCCTTGGCatag
- the LOC122847681 gene encoding F-box/LRR-repeat protein 2-like isoform X1 → MRPKRKCVTINQQISDDGDNNKKRPKRRCVVKDQQFSDDGDKNKKKVVINSLDNDSLAKIFMLLPIPERIEMEKVCTKWKEACQLAWYDIKKYKCESSIGRSYDNRLLTQLYLEKILSRCGNYLKELFLSNVCDSSIMPFIGDHCKNLTTLECKFDDNFVIDNADHFVQAFTQLDKLKCIQMLLNHRTEKKALNLFEIINSLPEEINEIHILYKYWLHSQRGVLFTLNKFKNLQRLTLIDCSVDELILQEIAEATRLVHLHIEIYEKYIEFHLFDKLVNLEYIQIEILRGVKETKDSTKVLNTIFCKCKNLKHLDIPNNFYDLAKIPLAEWKNLKKLEYLSLSCYEVLPDLADTIVKYCKNLKHLCVKPVCDNIETNVVKKLTKLKNLESLEMNTGCHLSEEAIIAISNNCKKLKRLELDDCTVASAGINGDELSSTSVLNELSKLQYLEHLSLNDVENIEDNAIIAIANNCKNLKYLDIQGYSTITEKAFFALTKLKNLEILKVGYQDISDSYIIRLKGLKEFNCKSCTELTDVGIIQFIKNNPDLEKIDIDGIDDITMDFVIAADQATRNRTNGIILHIIIDDFSIIEASKSIIKSQWLVVKS, encoded by the exons ATGAGACCAAAAAGAAAATGTGTTACAATAAACCAACAAATCTCTGATGACggtgacaataataaaaaaaggccAAAAAGAAGATGCGTTGTGAAAGACCAACAATTCTCTGATGATGGtgacaagaataaaaaaaaagttgtcatTAATTCACTGGATAACGACTCAttagcaaaaatatttatgctgctgccaataccagaaaggatagaaatggaaaaag tttgtaccaaatggaaagaggcatgtcaactagcttggtatgacattaaaaaatacaaatgtgaatcatcaattggacgttcTTATGATAATCGTTTGTTGACACAATTAtaccttgaaaaaatattatcaagatgtGGTAATTATCTGAAGGAATTGTTTCTCTCAAATGTTTGTGattcaagtatcatgccaTTTATTGGtgatcattgtaaaaatttaacaaccttggaatgtaaatttgatgataatttcgTGATTGATAATGCTGATCACTTTGTCCAAGCATTTACACAGttggataaattgaaatgCATTCAAATGTTACTGAACCATAggacagaaaaaaaagcacttaatctatttgaaataatcaatagtcttccagaagaaattaatgaaattcatatactttataaatattgGTTGCACAGTCAACGAGGAGTTCTTTTC actttaaataaatttaaaaatcttcaaagACTGACTTTAATTGACTGCTCCGTAGACGAGCTAATTCTTCAAGAAATAGCAGAAGCAACAAGACTTGTTCATctacacattgaaatatatgaGAAATACATAGAGTTTCATCTATTCGATAAACTCGTTAATTtggaatatattcaaatagagATTCTAAGAGGAGTTAAAGAGACGAAAGACTCTACAAAAGTACTCAACACTATTTTCTGtaaatgcaaaaatttaaAGCATCTTGATATTCCAAACAACTTTTATGATCTTGCTAAAATTCCTTTGGCAGaatggaaaaatttgaaaaagttagAATATCTTAGTTTATCTTGTTATGAAGTATTACCTGATTTAGCagatacaattgttaaatattgcaagaatttaaaacaCTTGTGCGTGAAACCTGTATGCGATAATATAGAAACAAATGTTGTAAAAAAGttgacaaaattgaaaaatcttgaaagTTTAGAGATGAATACTGGATGCCACCTTAGTGAGGAAGCAATAATTGCAATTTctaacaattgtaaaaaacttaaacgtttagaaCTTGATGATTGCACAGTAGCATCAGCTGGTATTAATGGTGATGAACTTTCTTCTACATCTGTTTTaaatgagttatcaaaattacaatatcttgaacatctaAGCTTGAATGATGtagaaaatattgaagataatgcaattattgctattgctaataattgtaaaaatttaaaatatttagatatcCAAGGATACAGTACGATTACTGAAAAAGCTTTCTTTGCTTTaacaaagttgaaaaatttagaaatactaAAAGTAGGTTATCAAGATATTTCAGACAGCTACATTATCAGGTTGAAAGgattaaaagaatttaattgtaaaagtTGCACGGAACTTACTGATGttggtattattcaatttataaaaaataacccagatCTTGAAAAGATTGATATTGACGGTATAGATGATATTACAATGGACTTCGTTATAGCTGCAGATCAGGCAACTagaaatcgtacaaatggtatcatTTTGCACATAATAAtagatgatttttcaataattgaagcttcaaagtcaataattaaatctcaatggttggttGTTAAATCGTAG